The following are encoded together in the Zygosaccharomyces rouxii strain CBS732 chromosome C complete sequence genome:
- the MAK3 gene encoding peptide alpha-N-acetyltransferase MAK3 (highly similar to gnl|GLV|CAGL0H08547g Candida glabrata CAGL0H08547g and similar to uniprot|Q03503 Saccharomyces cerevisiae YPR051W MAK3 Catalytic subunit of N-terminal acetyltransferase of the NatC type required for replication of dsRNA virus): protein MIIYKPLDLENLSQFKQIKKLIDADLSEPYSIYVYRYFLNRWPELAYLAFDQDGNEPEIPIGCVVCKSESHRGRRMRGYIGMLAVESGYRGQGIAKTLVTKSIEKMAKDGCDEIMLETEVENQIALNLYENMGFIRMKRMFRYYLNEGDAYKLILPLTEKSCIRTTFLQDFTFDPNLIIN, encoded by the coding sequence ATGATTATCTACAAGCCATTGGACCTTGAGAATCTTTCGCAATTCAAACAGATCAAGAAACTTATCGATGCTGATCTTTCGGAACCTTATTCAATATACGTGTACAGATATTTTCTCAATCGATGGCCAGAATTAGCATATTTAGCATTCGATCAGGATGGAAATGAACCAGAAATACCCATTGGATGTGTTGTTTGTAAAAGTGAATCGCATAGAGGTCGTAGAATGCGTGGATATATTGGCATGTTAGCTGTTGAAAGTGGATACCGAGGTCAAGGAATTGCTAAAACATTGGTAACCAAatctattgaaaaaatggCTAAAGATGGATGCGATGAAATAATGTTGGAAACAGAAGTGGAAAATCAAATTGCATTGAACCTTTATGAAAATATGGGGTTTATTAGAATGAAAAGAATGTTCAGGtattatttgaatgaagGTGATGCATACAAGttaattttaccactaacGGAGAAGAGTTGTATAAGAACAACTTTCCTACAAGATTTCACGTTCGATCCAAATTTAATCATTAATTAA
- a CDS encoding non-histone chromosomal protein 6 (highly similar to uniprot|P11632 Saccharomyces cerevisiae YPR052C NHP6A High-mobility group non-histone chromatin protein functionally redundant with Nhp6Bp homologous to mammalian high mobility group proteins 1 and 2 acts to recruit transcription factor Rcs1p to certain promoters) codes for MAPPRETKKRTTRRKKDPNAPKRALSAYMFFANENRDIVRAENPDVTFGQVGRILGEKWKALTPDEKTPYEAKAEADKKRYESEKELYNATRASKEEF; via the coding sequence atggCACCTCCAAGAGAAACTAAAAAGAGAACcaccagaagaaagaaggaCCCAAATGCTCCTAAGAGAGCATTGTCAGCATATATGTTCTTTGCTAATGAAAACAGAGATATTGTGCGTGCTGAGAACCCAGACGTAACGTTTGGTCAAGTGGGTAGAATCCTCGGTGAAAAATGGAAAGCACTAACACCAGATGAGAAAACTCCTTACGAGGCAAAGGCTGAAGCTGACAAGAAGAGATACGAGTCTGAAAAGGAACTGTATAATGCTACGCGGGCCTCCAAAGAGGAATTCTAA
- the POL30 gene encoding proliferating cell nuclear antigen (highly similar to uniprot|P15873 Saccharomyces cerevisiae YBR088C POL30 Proliferating cell nuclear antigen (PCNA) functions as the sliding clamp for DNA polymerase delta may function as a docking site for other proteins required for mitotic and meiotic chromosomal DNA replication and for DNA repair), translating into MLEAKFEEASLFKKIIDGFKDCVQLVNFQCKEDGIIAQAVDDSRVLLVSLEIGIEAFQEYRCDHPVTLGIDLNSLSKVLRCGNNSDTLTLIADDTPDSVLLLFEDTKKDRIAEYSLKLMDIDADFLKIEELAYDTTLLMPSSEFTKIVRDLSQFSDSLNIMITKETIKFVADGDIGSGSVILKPFVNMDRPEESIKLEMDQPVDLTFGSKYLQDIVKGSALSEKVGVRLSSEAPALFQFDLKSGYLQFFLAPKFNDEE; encoded by the coding sequence ATGTTGGAGGctaaatttgaagaagcatctcttttcaaaaaaattattgatGGGTTTAAAGATTGTGttcaattggtaaattttcaatgtaAGGAAGACGGTATAATTGCACAAGCAGTTGATGATTCTCGTGTTTTACTAGTTTCATTAGAAATTGGTATCGAAGCCTTCCAAGAGTACAGATGTGATCACCCTGTTACATTAGGTATTGATTTGAACTCATTGAGTAAAGTTCTTCGCTGTGGTAATAATTCTGATACATTAACATTGATTGCAGATGACACACCAGATTCTGTACTATTACTGTTTGAAGACACAAAGAAGGATCGTATTGCTGAATATTCTCTAAAATTAATGGACATTGATgcagatttcttgaagaTTGAAGAGCTTGCATATGACACAACTCTATTAATGCCATCATCAGAATTTACCAAGATTGTACGTGATCTTTCACAGTTTAGTGATTCATTAAATATCATGATTACAAAGGAAACTATTAAGTTTGTCGCAGATGGTGATATCGGTTCTGGTTCTGTTATTTTAAAACCATTTGTCAATATGGACAGACCTGAAGAAAGCATTAAACTAGAAATGGACCAACCTGTGGATTTAACATTTGGTTCTAAATATCTGCAGGATATCGTTAAAGGTTCTGCACTTTCAGAAAAAGTTGGTGTTAGACTTTCTAGTGAAGCACCTGctcttttccaatttgattTGAAGAGTGGGTACTTACAATTCTTCTTAGCACCAAAATTCAACGATGAAGAGTAA